Proteins encoded by one window of Micromonospora coxensis:
- a CDS encoding hemolysin family protein: protein MGGYGVQVTLVFVLVLVNAVFAGSEMALVSLRESQLQRLERTSRAGRVLAKLARDPNRFLATIQIGITLAGFLASAAAAVSLAAPLVGPLGFLGSAAEPVSIVLVTIVLTFITLVLGELAPKRIAMQRAEGWALLVARPLDALSAFSRPAVWLLSKASDAVVRLTGGDPRARREEVTTEELRDMVAAQRNLTPEHRMIISGAFEVAERILREILVPRREVITLSATLTAPQALRELGKSGQTRAPVVGRGGLDDTVGVVHMRDLLDQEGPVADHASPAVYLPETLKVTEAIREMRAQRQQFALVVDERGSIDGIVTMEDLVEEIVGEIYDETDRDVQAVVREVDGALLMPGGFPLHDLSDVGIDLDEDVLEAGDYTTVAGLLLAHLGHIPKTPGEVIELPGLTAEVAEVTGRAITRVRLRTTPVRGDGPEAGEDETTS from the coding sequence GTGGGCGGCTATGGCGTGCAGGTCACGCTGGTGTTCGTGTTGGTGTTGGTGAACGCGGTGTTCGCGGGCAGCGAGATGGCGTTGGTGTCGCTGCGGGAGAGCCAACTGCAGCGCCTGGAGCGCACCTCCCGGGCGGGTCGGGTGTTGGCAAAGCTGGCCCGGGACCCGAATCGTTTCTTGGCCACCATTCAGATCGGCATCACCCTGGCCGGGTTCCTCGCCTCGGCCGCCGCTGCGGTGTCCCTGGCAGCACCGCTGGTGGGGCCGCTGGGGTTCCTGGGGTCAGCGGCGGAGCCGGTGTCGATCGTGCTGGTCACCATCGTGCTGACCTTCATCACCCTGGTGCTGGGTGAGCTGGCGCCGAAGCGGATCGCGATGCAGCGCGCGGAGGGCTGGGCGTTGCTGGTCGCCCGTCCCCTCGATGCGTTGTCGGCGTTCTCCCGGCCGGCGGTGTGGCTGCTGAGCAAGGCCAGCGACGCGGTCGTACGCCTGACCGGCGGTGACCCCCGCGCCCGGCGGGAGGAGGTCACCACCGAGGAGTTGCGGGACATGGTGGCCGCGCAGCGCAACCTCACCCCCGAACACCGGATGATCATCTCGGGGGCGTTCGAGGTGGCCGAGCGGATCCTGCGGGAGATCCTCGTTCCGCGCCGCGAGGTCATCACCCTGTCCGCGACGCTGACCGCGCCGCAGGCGCTGCGCGAGTTGGGCAAGTCGGGGCAGACGCGCGCCCCGGTCGTGGGCCGCGGCGGCCTGGATGACACCGTCGGCGTGGTGCACATGCGCGACCTGCTCGACCAGGAAGGCCCGGTCGCCGACCACGCCAGTCCGGCGGTGTACCTGCCGGAGACGCTGAAGGTGACCGAGGCGATCCGGGAGATGCGCGCACAGCGGCAGCAGTTCGCCCTCGTCGTGGACGAGCGGGGCTCCATCGACGGAATCGTCACGATGGAGGACCTGGTCGAGGAGATCGTCGGGGAGATCTACGACGAAACCGACCGGGACGTGCAGGCCGTCGTGCGGGAGGTGGACGGGGCGCTGCTGATGCCGGGTGGCTTCCCGCTGCACGACCTGTCGGATGTGGGCATCGACCTCGACGAGGACGTCCTCGAGGCCGGTGACTACACGACCGTGGCGGGCTTGCTTCTGGCCCACCTGGGCCACATCCCGAAGACGCCGGGTGAGGTGATCGAACTGCCGGGCCTGACCGCCGAGGTGGCGGAGGTGACGGGCCGCGCCATCACCCGGGTACGCCTGCGCACCACCCCGGTGCGTGGCGACGGGCCCGAGGCCGGCGAGGACGAGACGACCTCCTGA